One Osmerus eperlanus chromosome 16, fOsmEpe2.1, whole genome shotgun sequence DNA segment encodes these proteins:
- the LOC134036991 gene encoding uncharacterized protein LOC134036991 yields METTSGFGGLAWNFTSVSSTPGRPSQASVGQAEGEEPYFVDYVPPARDAIVLPRHVVYILVAVILVVMAMYAIVGHLIKDLMHDFTDWILGPKPEALDTERGQEGEEEQRSVYDDQMRAEKWRQETEEEREGLLPGYCHLPADPPLRSAISAFPSNKGPSNQNVTFSFSLTPYITSV; encoded by the exons ATGGAAACGACCTCCGGGTTTGGCGGCCTGGCGTGGAACTTTACAAGCGTGAGTTCCACGCCAGGCCGCCCCTCCCAGGCGTCCGTGGGTcaggcggagggggaggagccgtaCTTTGTGGACTACGTCCCTCCGGCGCGCGACGCTATCGTGCTCCCACGCCATGTGGTCTACATCCTGGTGGCCGTGATCCTGGTGGTCATGGCGATGTACGCCATTGTGGGTCACCTGATCAAGGACCTGATGCATGACTTCACAG acTGGATCCTAGGCCCCAAACCAGAGGCGTTGGACACGgagcgagggcaggagggggaggaggagcagcggaGCGTTTACGACGACCAGATGCGGGCGGAGAAGTGGAggcaggagacggaggaggagagagaggggctgcttCCGGGGTACTGCCACCTCCCCGCCGACCCCCCTCTCCGCAGTGCCATCTCAGCATTCCCTAGCAACAAGGGGCCGTCCAATCAGAACGtgaccttctctttctccctgaccCCTTACATTACCTCGGTCTAG